The Halomicronema hongdechloris C2206 genome includes a window with the following:
- a CDS encoding nucleotide sugar dehydrogenase — translation MSDSLEILRQLRQKIQSRSAKVGVVGLGYVGLPFAVEKAKVGFSVLGIERNNTRVTQVSQAKSYIADVSTEDLYQVITSGKLSATTNFEDVAKLDIIVICVPTPLTRNLTPDLTYVESVTEQVAKRLRPGQLITLESTTYPGTTDEVMCPILERISGLRQGEDFFLAHSPERVDPGNKRYTTKNTNKVVGASDPRSREISAFFYQQTIDSIVPVSSAKAAELVKVFENTFRAVNIALVNELAMLCDRMDLNVWEVLDAANTKPFGIMPFYPGPGVGGHCIPLDPHYLEWKAKEFNFETHFIALAGEINRRMPEFVREKAWRILNNLGVAPAKAKILVMGVAYKKDLDDCRESPAIAIISHLLKDHANLIYYDPYVADITIKDQTLYSVELTDEVIATADLVLIATDHTQIDYLDLVRKAKAVLDTRGVTRNLNCNSDKVTLL, via the coding sequence ATGAGCGATAGTCTTGAGATACTTAGGCAACTACGCCAAAAAATTCAAAGCCGATCAGCTAAAGTTGGCGTGGTTGGCCTAGGTTATGTTGGCTTACCGTTTGCTGTTGAGAAAGCGAAAGTTGGATTTTCGGTATTAGGAATTGAGCGAAATAATACTCGAGTAACTCAAGTTAGTCAAGCCAAAAGCTACATTGCTGATGTTTCTACTGAAGATCTATATCAAGTAATTACATCCGGAAAGTTGTCAGCCACTACAAATTTTGAAGATGTTGCCAAGCTAGACATTATTGTCATTTGTGTTCCTACACCTCTGACCCGCAATTTAACTCCTGACCTTACCTATGTTGAGAGCGTCACTGAGCAGGTTGCAAAGCGGCTAAGGCCAGGACAACTAATTACACTGGAGTCAACAACTTATCCTGGCACTACGGATGAAGTTATGTGCCCCATACTAGAACGAATAAGTGGGCTAAGACAGGGGGAAGATTTTTTCTTGGCTCATTCTCCAGAGCGTGTAGATCCTGGCAACAAGCGTTACACCACCAAAAATACTAACAAAGTAGTAGGTGCTTCTGACCCTCGCTCTCGTGAAATTTCTGCCTTCTTCTATCAGCAAACTATTGATAGCATTGTTCCGGTTAGTAGTGCTAAAGCGGCAGAGTTAGTCAAGGTCTTTGAAAACACATTTAGAGCTGTTAATATTGCGCTCGTGAATGAGCTGGCAATGTTGTGCGATCGCATGGACTTAAATGTCTGGGAAGTACTGGATGCAGCCAATACCAAACCTTTTGGCATCATGCCATTTTATCCAGGGCCAGGTGTGGGAGGACATTGCATCCCTCTAGACCCTCACTACCTAGAGTGGAAAGCTAAAGAATTTAATTTTGAAACCCATTTTATTGCCTTGGCTGGAGAAATCAATCGTAGAATGCCCGAGTTTGTACGGGAGAAAGCATGGCGGATTCTAAATAATCTTGGCGTAGCACCAGCTAAGGCGAAAATTTTGGTTATGGGAGTAGCTTATAAGAAAGATCTTGACGACTGTCGGGAGTCACCTGCCATTGCCATTATTAGCCATTTGCTGAAAGATCACGCAAATCTTATCTACTATGATCCTTATGTAGCAGACATTACTATCAAAGACCAAACTCTCTATTCAGTTGAGCTAACTGATGAGGTGATTGCTACAGCTGATTTAGTTTTGATTGCCACTGACCACACCCAAATTGATTATCTGGATTTGGTTAGAAAAGCTAAAGCGGTGTTAGACACTCGAGGAGTGACACGGAATTTAAACTGCAATTCTGATAAGGTGACATTATTGTGA
- a CDS encoding DUF29 domain-containing protein yields MAESLYNTDFYSWTLQQAELLRQGELQLLDRDHLIEEIEDLGNRHYDQLEARLVQLIAHLLKWQVQHWQRSNSWRATIRVQRLSIEKLLRRNPGLQSRVDEAMAESWEEAKLLAIAETGLPDEQFPETCPYQFPQVMDPDFWPN; encoded by the coding sequence ATGGCAGAGTCCCTTTACAACACGGATTTCTACTCCTGGACGCTTCAGCAGGCCGAACTCCTACGGCAGGGCGAGCTTCAGTTGCTCGATCGGGATCACTTAATTGAAGAGATTGAAGACTTGGGAAACCGTCATTACGATCAATTAGAAGCTCGACTGGTTCAATTAATCGCTCATCTCCTGAAGTGGCAAGTACAACATTGGCAACGCTCGAATAGCTGGCGAGCAACCATTCGAGTCCAGCGACTTTCCATTGAGAAACTGTTGCGTCGCAACCCTGGTCTGCAGTCTCGCGTTGATGAGGCCATGGCGGAGAGTTGGGAAGAGGCCAAGCTGTTGGCCATAGCAGAAACGGGCTTACCCGATGAGCAATTTCCCGAAACTTGTCCCTATCAGTTTCCACAGGTCATGGATCCGGATTTCTGGCCAAATTAG
- a CDS encoding glycosyltransferase family 2 protein: MPAYNEEKSLPSLLKKIDHVMAESNWEYKVIVCDDGSQDRTRELLAEYAQLLPLDILCHKINRGLGETERDLFEYVAEISHPEDVIVRLDCDDTHEPHFIPHLVSRLNKGFDVVIASRFQPGGGQLGVSAYRAFISWCANLFMKFFFPIQGVREYSCGFRAYRAELIKEAIAFYGNNFLQLKGLGFTGTLEKLIKLKMLGATFSEVPFVLRYDQKQSASKMIGSITTLGYMVMTIMYHWPWGGWRTAIKRKHRDWRVTNDRP; this comes from the coding sequence TTGCCAGCTTACAACGAAGAAAAGTCTCTGCCAAGTTTACTAAAAAAAATTGATCACGTTATGGCAGAGTCAAACTGGGAATACAAAGTGATTGTCTGTGATGATGGTAGCCAAGACAGAACTCGTGAGCTTTTAGCTGAATATGCCCAGTTACTTCCTTTAGATATTCTTTGCCACAAAATCAATCGGGGTTTAGGAGAAACCGAACGGGATTTATTTGAGTATGTTGCTGAAATTTCCCACCCGGAAGATGTAATTGTTCGGCTAGATTGTGATGATACCCATGAACCTCATTTCATTCCTCATTTGGTGTCTAGGTTGAATAAAGGTTTCGATGTGGTGATTGCTTCTAGATTTCAACCAGGAGGCGGGCAACTGGGGGTTAGCGCTTACCGAGCCTTCATTAGTTGGTGTGCCAATCTATTCATGAAGTTCTTTTTTCCTATTCAAGGTGTCAGAGAATACTCCTGTGGGTTTCGAGCCTATCGCGCTGAATTGATTAAAGAAGCGATCGCATTTTATGGCAATAATTTTCTGCAATTAAAAGGGTTAGGATTCACAGGAACCTTAGAGAAGCTGATCAAACTGAAAATGCTGGGAGCCACTTTTTCAGAAGTGCCGTTTGTTCTTCGTTACGACCAGAAACAGAGTGCCAGCAAGATGATTGGCAGTATTACAACGCTGGGATACATGGTGATGACAATCATGTATCACTGGCCCTGGGGAGGGTGGCGGACAGCGATCAAAAGAAAACATCGGGATTGGAGAGTTACAAATGACAGACCTTGA
- a CDS encoding DegT/DnrJ/EryC1/StrS family aminotransferase, with protein MDQLEIPILDLKPQYEQLKETIQAAILRVVESGQFIMGPDVKQFEQEVAQYLGVNHAIGVNSGTDALFISMRSLGVGPGDEVITTPFTFFATAEAISHVGAKPIFVDIDEHTFNINPDLIEERITERTKAILPVHLYGRPAEMDKIMLLAQKYDLKVVEDCAQSFGARYFSAQGNNNLSNAYAGKQTGTIGDVGAYSFFPSKNLGAYGDGGLIATDDDVVAETARMLRVHGAKKKYYNETVGYNSRLDTIQAAILRAKLPHIDTWNNARRKVAQHYNQLFSDVTGIIPPECIEGHVFHQYTLTIKDKRDAVAQHLRQQGIGSMVYYPVPQDKLPIYQGQYPPNPVSDRIANQVLSLPIWPELTFDKQRRVSQTLLCAFE; from the coding sequence GTGGACCAGTTAGAGATTCCGATTCTAGATCTTAAACCTCAGTATGAACAGCTAAAAGAAACAATTCAAGCAGCCATTTTACGTGTTGTTGAATCTGGTCAATTTATCATGGGACCAGATGTAAAGCAGTTCGAGCAGGAAGTGGCCCAATACTTAGGCGTTAATCATGCCATTGGTGTTAATAGTGGCACCGATGCATTATTTATTAGCATGCGCTCACTGGGAGTCGGACCTGGAGACGAAGTTATTACAACACCGTTTACCTTCTTTGCTACTGCAGAAGCCATCAGTCATGTTGGGGCCAAGCCTATCTTTGTAGACATTGACGAACACACGTTCAATATAAATCCAGACCTAATCGAAGAAAGAATTACCGAGCGAACGAAAGCCATTCTACCGGTTCATCTCTATGGCCGCCCAGCAGAAATGGATAAGATTATGCTACTGGCTCAAAAGTACGATTTAAAGGTGGTTGAAGATTGCGCTCAGAGTTTTGGAGCTCGTTACTTTTCTGCTCAAGGTAATAATAATTTGTCTAATGCTTACGCAGGTAAGCAGACTGGCACAATTGGAGATGTAGGTGCATATAGTTTTTTCCCCAGTAAGAATTTAGGGGCCTATGGTGACGGGGGGCTGATTGCTACGGATGATGACGTTGTAGCTGAAACTGCCCGGATGTTAAGAGTCCATGGAGCTAAGAAGAAATACTACAACGAAACAGTCGGTTACAACTCTCGTCTGGATACAATTCAAGCTGCTATTCTTCGAGCTAAATTGCCGCATATTGACACTTGGAATAATGCTAGGCGAAAAGTAGCTCAGCATTATAATCAACTATTTTCTGATGTAACCGGAATTATCCCTCCAGAATGCATTGAAGGTCATGTTTTTCATCAATATACTCTTACGATAAAAGATAAACGAGATGCGGTAGCTCAGCACTTAAGACAACAAGGAATCGGCTCTATGGTGTACTATCCAGTACCACAAGATAAATTGCCAATTTATCAAGGGCAATATCCACCTAATCCAGTTAGTGATAGAATTGCCAATCAAGTTTTAAGCCTTCCAATTTGGCCAGAATTAACATTCGATAAGCAAAGAAGAGTTTCTCAGACTCTACTTTGTGCCTTTGAATAA
- a CDS encoding acyltransferase, with amino-acid sequence MTDYFVHQSAYVDEGAIVGTGTKIWHFSHIMGKAEIGQDCSLGQNVFVANNVHIGNGCKIQNNVSLYEGVILEDYVFCGPSMVFTNIKTPRCEFPRNTSDDYQKTWVKRGVSIGANVTIVCGVTLHEYAFIGAGAVVTKDVPAYAVVSGVPGRVTGWMSEYGDILKFDSDGYATDTTGITYQKVAEQVVKRLS; translated from the coding sequence ATGACAGACTACTTTGTGCATCAGTCGGCCTATGTGGATGAAGGGGCGATCGTCGGAACAGGAACCAAGATTTGGCATTTTTCCCATATCATGGGCAAAGCCGAAATTGGTCAAGACTGTTCCCTGGGACAAAATGTTTTTGTCGCCAACAATGTCCACATTGGCAACGGTTGCAAGATTCAAAATAACGTCTCTCTCTATGAAGGTGTCATTTTAGAAGACTATGTTTTCTGCGGCCCTAGCATGGTTTTCACAAATATCAAAACTCCTCGGTGTGAATTCCCGCGCAACACGTCGGATGATTATCAGAAAACCTGGGTGAAGCGAGGAGTCAGTATTGGTGCCAATGTCACAATTGTTTGCGGAGTTACATTGCATGAATATGCATTTATAGGGGCTGGTGCAGTGGTGACTAAGGATGTGCCAGCCTATGCAGTCGTTTCTGGGGTACCTGGAAGAGTAACGGGTTGGATGAGCGAATATGGAGATATTTTGAAATTTGATTCTGATGGCTATGCCACCGATACAACAGGAATCACCTATCAGAAAGTTGCTGAGCAAGTGGTAAAACGTCTTTCTTAA
- a CDS encoding DUF29 domain-containing protein gives MDLKTEYELDFYAWITRNVALLRAGQLSDIDAEHIAEELDSMGKRDLRQLRSRLQLLVMHLLKWQYQPDRQSKSWLATIDHQRDEIEMLILDSPSLRRELDPTLAMIYPKAVRDAQRETGLARDTFPETCPFSLDEILNQQFLPETRQ, from the coding sequence ATGGATTTAAAGACTGAATATGAGCTTGACTTTTATGCCTGGATAACTCGCAATGTTGCCTTACTGCGAGCAGGTCAGCTGAGCGACATCGACGCAGAACACATTGCTGAAGAGCTAGACAGTATGGGAAAACGAGACCTGCGTCAGCTCCGCAGTCGTCTGCAGCTCTTAGTCATGCATCTGCTCAAATGGCAGTACCAACCCGACAGACAGAGTAAAAGCTGGCTGGCGACGATTGATCACCAGCGAGATGAAATCGAGATGCTTATCCTTGATAGTCCTAGCTTACGGCGAGAATTGGACCCCACACTGGCGATGATTTATCCCAAGGCCGTGCGAGATGCCCAGCGGGAGACAGGATTAGCCCGGGACACATTTCCAGAAACTTGTCCATTTTCATTAGATGAAATTTTGAATCAGCAGTTTCTGCCTGAGACAAGGCAATAA
- a CDS encoding polysaccharide deacetylase family protein, with amino-acid sequence MLRSLSRYWPKNKHIIADLPILSVSNPVISEALSLREIPLPDWASIWGVGGILLVPAETCPCGIHWEQVDWWLASFLLLECWHERSWEDANGPIHSYSFRLRAWDKRVWERAWVNRVALFLREWVAQIRGEDVEHLFGALPSPEFIMTHDIDAVSKTWAIRLKQGVFNGVNALRALGRKDLTAAIAKTQQAIRFLLSQEDWWVLDDLLQMEQQRGIRSIFHFYADPAPKTLKRWLMDPAYSITAPKVQSFIEKLQVAKYSVGIHPSFDAWHDKDRITAQRKHLQLTTGINITDCRQHWLRFSWDTTWSAQTKAGLQRDTTLMFNDRSGFRNASAIAWRPWHRSASTPHQIIALPSMLMDSHLYDYALMTDNERVATIQYWVEECRMVRGQVALLWHPHTLTQDYGWAKGLQSLFSVL; translated from the coding sequence GTGCTGCGATCGCTCTCACGTTATTGGCCCAAGAATAAACACATCATTGCCGATTTGCCAATTTTGTCGGTATCCAATCCTGTTATTTCTGAAGCGCTCTCTCTGAGAGAAATACCTTTACCAGACTGGGCCAGTATTTGGGGGGTAGGAGGGATATTATTAGTACCTGCGGAAACCTGTCCTTGCGGAATTCACTGGGAACAGGTTGATTGGTGGTTGGCAAGCTTTTTGTTACTCGAATGCTGGCATGAACGCTCTTGGGAAGATGCCAACGGACCCATTCATTCTTACAGTTTTCGATTGAGAGCTTGGGATAAACGGGTTTGGGAACGGGCTTGGGTTAATCGCGTTGCCTTATTCTTGCGTGAATGGGTAGCTCAGATCAGGGGAGAGGATGTTGAACATTTGTTTGGAGCGCTTCCTTCTCCAGAATTTATCATGACCCATGATATAGATGCTGTCAGCAAGACCTGGGCAATCCGACTCAAGCAAGGAGTCTTTAATGGGGTCAATGCCCTACGAGCCTTAGGACGAAAAGATCTGACGGCAGCGATCGCGAAAACGCAACAAGCGATACGGTTTCTGCTGAGCCAAGAAGACTGGTGGGTTTTGGATGACCTGCTGCAAATGGAACAACAGAGGGGGATTCGCAGTATATTTCATTTTTATGCTGACCCGGCTCCCAAAACCCTGAAACGCTGGTTGATGGATCCCGCATACTCAATAACAGCCCCCAAAGTGCAATCCTTCATTGAAAAGCTACAAGTTGCAAAGTATAGTGTTGGAATTCATCCCAGCTTCGACGCTTGGCACGATAAGGATAGGATTACAGCCCAGCGAAAACACCTTCAGTTAACCACGGGAATCAATATTACAGATTGTCGTCAGCACTGGTTAAGGTTTAGCTGGGATACTACCTGGTCAGCCCAAACCAAGGCTGGCCTACAACGAGATACGACATTGATGTTCAACGATCGCTCCGGATTTCGTAATGCTAGTGCTATTGCTTGGCGGCCTTGGCATAGAAGTGCATCTACTCCCCATCAGATCATCGCCTTACCTTCGATGTTGATGGATTCTCACCTCTATGACTACGCCTTAATGACGGACAATGAACGTGTGGCAACCATACAGTATTGGGTAGAGGAATGTCGTATGGTACGTGGACAAGTAGCCCTGCTCTGGCATCCTCATACGTTAACCCAGGATTATGGTTGGGCAAAAGGGTTGCAATCTCTCTTCTCAGTTTTGTAA
- a CDS encoding thiol-disulfide oxidoreductase DCC family protein, whose amino-acid sequence MSYFTTFQFIYQFFPRPNENIILLIQVAIIVSCIFGILGVHPKACALIAFLFSTHLTGMVQITNAEIDGGTIALCSLLILALSPRESFYGLANGYSLTQRNSRYHWPIFLLFFVIGSFYTSAGINKIIDIGIHWPFVLHLDHLAEVGIENSIFLSSRYVSPSVSSFHLSYPLSVIAGVVALIGELFFVTIVFLPRYRLFFVASMSLMHCLVFLTAGINFVGSSILLFLCLDWNSLLRRVTIYYDDQCLFCSRTVFGLKKLDWFHRLETVPISDDVPHSLDMRRLELEMGLKDENGEVYYGADAFEQVASRLPVLYPLAILTKIPGIIFVSRYLYLLIAENRYRFSCHVNDSCKLK is encoded by the coding sequence ATGTCGTACTTCACCACTTTCCAGTTTATTTACCAGTTTTTCCCACGTCCAAATGAAAACATCATACTTTTAATTCAAGTGGCTATTATAGTTTCTTGTATTTTTGGCATTCTTGGTGTGCACCCGAAAGCTTGTGCTCTAATAGCTTTTCTTTTTAGTACTCACTTAACTGGCATGGTGCAAATTACTAATGCCGAAATTGATGGAGGTACTATAGCATTATGTAGTTTACTTATTTTAGCACTTTCTCCTAGAGAAAGCTTTTACGGATTAGCCAACGGATACTCGCTTACCCAACGGAATTCTCGATATCACTGGCCGATATTTCTACTCTTCTTTGTTATTGGTTCCTTTTATACTTCTGCCGGTATAAATAAAATCATCGATATTGGTATTCATTGGCCGTTCGTATTACATCTTGACCACCTTGCAGAGGTGGGAATTGAGAATTCCATTTTCTTGTCAAGCCGCTATGTCTCTCCATCGGTATCTAGCTTTCATCTTTCATATCCTTTATCAGTCATAGCGGGTGTCGTTGCTTTAATTGGTGAACTATTCTTCGTCACTATTGTTTTCCTCCCTCGTTATCGCTTGTTCTTTGTAGCGTCAATGTCATTGATGCATTGTTTGGTATTTCTGACGGCAGGAATTAATTTTGTTGGTAGCTCTATATTGTTATTCTTATGTCTTGATTGGAATAGTCTTTTGAGGAGAGTGACTATTTACTATGATGACCAATGTCTATTTTGCAGTCGAACAGTCTTTGGGCTTAAGAAACTAGATTGGTTTCATCGGCTTGAAACAGTACCGATTTCAGATGATGTACCCCATTCCTTAGATATGAGAAGACTTGAATTAGAGATGGGGCTTAAAGACGAAAACGGTGAGGTATATTATGGAGCTGATGCATTTGAACAAGTCGCATCTCGTTTGCCGGTTCTATATCCGTTAGCAATTCTCACAAAGATACCGGGGATTATTTTTGTATCCCGGTACTTATATCTATTGATTGCCGAAAATAGATATCGCTTTAGCTGTCATGTTAATGATAGTTGTAAACTTAAATAA
- a CDS encoding Uma2 family endonuclease — protein MVSQPLDIPLPPTQDDLPCDDGVPMATQRHKLQLDLLLETLQPWLAQRHDGYAGGNMFLYYSMAQVRNQDYMGPDVFVVVDVPKKERKSWVVWEEEKGPDVVIELLSASTARYDKMGKKRLYEQQVRVPEYFWFDPFNPEDWAGFRLVGGRYEPLGVNDAGFLPSESLGLSLGRWSGQYQGVEAVWLRWATPSGVWLPTKDDLLTQERRRAEQERQRAQQEHQRAEHLAERLRAMGVDPDEL, from the coding sequence ATGGTCAGCCAGCCGTTGGATATCCCCTTACCCCCAACCCAGGACGATCTGCCCTGTGATGATGGTGTGCCCATGGCAACTCAGCGCCATAAGCTGCAGCTGGATCTATTGCTAGAGACGCTGCAGCCCTGGTTGGCCCAGCGCCATGACGGCTATGCCGGCGGCAATATGTTCCTCTACTACAGCATGGCTCAGGTGCGTAACCAGGATTACATGGGGCCAGATGTGTTTGTGGTGGTGGATGTGCCCAAAAAAGAGCGCAAAAGCTGGGTGGTGTGGGAAGAAGAGAAAGGCCCCGACGTGGTGATTGAACTGTTGTCGGCCAGTACGGCCCGGTACGACAAGATGGGCAAGAAGCGTCTCTACGAGCAACAGGTGCGGGTGCCGGAGTATTTCTGGTTTGATCCCTTTAATCCAGAGGATTGGGCCGGGTTTCGCTTGGTGGGAGGCCGCTACGAACCGCTGGGGGTGAACGATGCCGGTTTTCTGCCGAGTGAATCCTTAGGACTGAGCCTGGGGCGCTGGTCGGGGCAGTATCAAGGCGTAGAGGCGGTGTGGCTGCGCTGGGCCACCCCGAGTGGGGTCTGGTTACCGACTAAGGATGATCTGCTGACCCAGGAACGGCGGCGGGCGGAGCAGGAGCGGCAACGGGCGCAGCAGGAGCATCAGCGGGCCGAGCACCTGGCGGAGCGATTGCGGGCCATGGGCGTCGATCCGGATGAGCTGTAG
- the asnB gene encoding asparagine synthase (glutamine-hydrolyzing) → MCGLVAVLSSGQSLEDRLPLIDRMLASLFHRGPDGRGVKHIPGQALLGHQRLAIIDAEHGAQPMSSSNGRYSLIFNGEIYNYLELRQSLIQQGERFETFSDTEVLLKLLIRDGAAAIDRLNGMFAFIFHDRLENKWITARDPFGIKPLYYAHCQEELLFASEIKALLLHPEIAASRDNQALHQYLCFQFCLDDHTLFEGIKKIRPGSYLLGQGDQIKKEIIYWDTNYQIDQYHTEDYFLDRLSSLLEDTLRLQIRSDVPLGGYLSGGIDSSLICTLAAQHLETSFPMFHGRFAEGLAYDESKYARIVSANSSGQYFETVPTAKQFVESLPYLIYMLDEPLAGPGLFPQFAVSKLAKEQVTVVLGGQGGDEIFGGYARYLVGYLEQALKGAIFETQEEGKHVVTLESIIPHLSILKQYKPLLANFWSRGLFEPMDARYFHLIDRSQGMMRLLNPEILAGFDRTALFADFQAIFNHPDTQSYINKMTHFDQKTLLPALLQIEDRVSMAVSLESRVPLLDTRIVDLITTMPPPMKFKGGRTKHILKKAIRHILPPEILNRKDKMGFPVPLKEWMKGGCVRDFVGDTLLSQHSLNRGIFRPEALEAMMSDQGVGGRQLWGALCLELWHRQFIDSN, encoded by the coding sequence ATGTGCGGATTAGTTGCTGTTTTAAGCTCCGGTCAAAGTCTGGAAGACCGACTTCCCCTAATTGACCGTATGCTCGCTTCTCTTTTCCATCGCGGGCCTGATGGAAGAGGCGTTAAGCACATTCCTGGTCAAGCTTTGTTAGGGCACCAACGCTTAGCCATTATTGATGCAGAGCATGGGGCCCAACCCATGAGCTCTTCGAACGGTCGATATTCACTTATTTTTAACGGTGAAATTTATAACTATTTAGAATTACGTCAGTCGCTCATACAGCAAGGAGAGCGATTCGAGACATTTTCTGATACAGAAGTCCTCCTTAAATTATTAATTAGAGATGGAGCAGCAGCGATTGATCGACTCAATGGCATGTTTGCTTTCATCTTTCATGATCGCTTAGAGAATAAGTGGATTACTGCTCGAGATCCCTTCGGCATCAAACCACTTTATTACGCACATTGTCAAGAAGAGCTTTTATTCGCTTCAGAGATTAAGGCATTACTCTTACACCCTGAAATTGCTGCAAGTCGTGACAATCAAGCTCTACATCAGTATCTTTGTTTTCAATTCTGTTTAGACGATCACACCCTCTTTGAAGGAATCAAAAAAATAAGACCTGGTTCATATTTGCTGGGACAAGGTGATCAGATCAAAAAAGAGATCATTTATTGGGATACCAACTATCAAATTGACCAGTACCACACGGAAGATTACTTTCTTGATCGGCTGAGTTCTTTATTAGAAGATACGCTGCGACTTCAAATCCGCTCTGACGTCCCCTTAGGAGGATACCTTTCAGGTGGAATTGATTCCAGTTTGATCTGTACTCTAGCAGCTCAACATCTGGAAACTTCTTTCCCAATGTTTCACGGACGGTTTGCAGAGGGGCTAGCCTACGATGAATCTAAGTACGCGCGAATTGTTTCAGCCAATTCATCAGGGCAATACTTTGAGACTGTTCCCACGGCTAAACAGTTTGTAGAGAGTTTGCCGTACCTGATTTACATGCTTGATGAACCGCTAGCAGGTCCCGGACTATTTCCACAATTTGCGGTGAGTAAGCTGGCTAAGGAGCAGGTGACCGTTGTGCTTGGAGGACAAGGAGGGGATGAGATTTTTGGCGGGTATGCTAGATATCTGGTGGGATATCTAGAGCAAGCCTTGAAGGGGGCAATTTTTGAAACTCAAGAAGAAGGGAAACACGTCGTCACTTTAGAGTCAATTATTCCCCATTTATCCATTCTTAAACAATATAAGCCATTACTTGCCAACTTTTGGAGTCGTGGGCTGTTTGAGCCTATGGATGCCCGTTACTTTCATCTGATTGACCGTAGCCAGGGGATGATGAGGTTACTGAATCCCGAGATATTAGCTGGCTTTGACCGAACAGCATTATTTGCTGACTTCCAGGCCATTTTTAATCATCCAGATACCCAGTCTTACATCAATAAGATGACTCACTTTGATCAAAAAACGTTGCTACCTGCCTTGCTACAGATTGAAGATAGAGTCAGCATGGCTGTGTCTTTGGAATCACGGGTACCGCTATTAGATACACGAATTGTTGACTTAATAACGACCATGCCTCCCCCGATGAAATTTAAGGGAGGACGTACTAAACATATTCTTAAGAAAGCGATTCGTCATATATTGCCTCCAGAGATTCTGAATCGTAAAGACAAAATGGGATTTCCAGTTCCCTTAAAAGAATGGATGAAAGGTGGATGTGTTCGGGATTTTGTCGGTGACACCCTACTTTCTCAACATAGTCTAAATCGGGGAATTTTTCGTCCCGAGGCTTTAGAAGCAATGATGTCAGACCAGGGTGTAGGGGGACGGCAACTTTGGGGAGCGCTTTGTCTAGAGCTCTGGCATCGACAGTTCATAGATTCAAATTAA
- a CDS encoding Gfo/Idh/MocA family protein, protein MNQVVVVGAGNWGKNLVRNFHELNALAGVVEVNPSLRHALSVNYPETIIYSDYQEALIADAMAIVLATPASTHYSLALAALEAGKDVFIEKPMTLRTEEARDLTTYADEHDRILMVGHLLLYQPAIAWMRDYLAAGKAGAVRHIATQRLKLGRVRAEENVWWSFAPHDISVVLELLGRPALESVQAQGQAIIQLGIEDYVHVDLTFAGGQSAHIHCSWYWPLVERRTTVLCEHQILVYDEVAQTVTIHHKRVDGETRQHFDEGTDSIAIAADQPLRLECQHFLNCLETRQRPHSDGWNGVAVVEILERAHIQLDAVGNKEDGFKD, encoded by the coding sequence GTGAATCAGGTAGTTGTTGTTGGGGCAGGGAATTGGGGAAAAAATTTGGTTCGAAACTTTCATGAGCTAAATGCCTTGGCTGGTGTGGTAGAGGTTAACCCTTCCCTGCGCCATGCACTGTCAGTGAATTATCCCGAGACTATTATTTACAGCGACTACCAAGAAGCATTAATAGCAGATGCTATGGCAATTGTGCTGGCAACGCCAGCCTCTACTCATTATTCACTAGCACTCGCTGCCTTGGAAGCAGGAAAAGATGTATTTATAGAAAAACCCATGACCCTGCGGACAGAGGAGGCACGAGACCTGACCACCTACGCCGATGAACACGATCGCATTCTCATGGTGGGTCACTTGTTGCTCTATCAACCGGCGATCGCCTGGATGCGCGACTATCTAGCAGCAGGTAAAGCGGGGGCCGTTCGCCATATTGCAACCCAACGCCTCAAACTAGGACGGGTGCGAGCGGAGGAAAATGTCTGGTGGTCTTTTGCGCCCCATGATATCTCGGTGGTGCTGGAACTGTTGGGCCGACCGGCGCTAGAGTCGGTTCAAGCCCAGGGACAGGCAATAATCCAGCTAGGCATTGAAGATTATGTCCATGTGGATCTTACCTTTGCTGGTGGGCAGTCGGCTCACATACACTGCTCCTGGTACTGGCCTTTGGTAGAGCGTCGCACCACGGTACTCTGTGAACATCAAATTCTGGTCTATGACGAAGTGGCACAGACCGTAACGATTCACCACAAGCGGGTCGATGGAGAGACTCGGCAGCACTTTGATGAAGGAACAGATTCCATTGCAATCGCGGCAGACCAACCCCTGAGGCTGGAATGCCAACATTTTCTGAACTGCCTGGAAACACGACAAAGACCTCACTCAGATGGCTGGAATGGGGTAGCTGTTGTCGAAATCCTAGAGCGGGCTCACATTCAATTAGATGCAGTGGGGAATAAAGAAGATGGATTTAAAGACTGA